Genomic DNA from Pistricoccus aurantiacus:
TGGGCACGCTTGACCCATTCCAGCAACGTTTGTGGTACACAGCCAATCTTGGGGGCTATAGACTCCACAGCCGCCCACAGCGACGGGTACTCGTCACGATGCTCCTGCACTAGCCGGACAGCGCGCTCTTTAACCTCAGGGGAAAACTTGTTTGACTTGTTCATGGCTCCATTCTCTCAGATGCTGGAGCCTCCTCAAAACCCGGGGCGGTTCATATCGATTCTCAACCATTGGCTTACTAAAAGGAAAGGGAGTCTTGCCAATGAGTGTCAAGAGATCTCGCGACAAGCACTGACCGCACGCTTTCAGCATTGCCATGAACTTTTAAGGTAACCGTCAGGACTAAACGCGAGACCTGCCCGCGTGAGTGTATTAGACGCATTGCTCCCTTTTGCTATTGTGTTATCTGGATCTCAAAAGCCGAGCTGATTAAAGCAACAGGAACTCACCCTCCTGTCGCAACCTGATACTGACAGCGGATCATGGAACATGAACACCACTGGAGAACGCACGTGAGCAAGGAAGACGGTGTAGTCGAGAGTAACGAGCCCGCTGGCGGCTGGGGCTCTGTGAAGGGTATCACCCGCATATCCCTCGAAGCATCGGCGTCTCCGAGCGCAATGGACACGCTGCGCCGTATGAACAAGCCCGGCGGCTTCATGTGCAACTCCTGTGCCTGGCCCAAGCCCAAGAACTACAGCGCCTTCGAGTTCTGCGAGAACGGCGCCAAGGCGGTGATGTGGGAATTGACGATGGATCGTTGCACTCCCGCGTTCTGGAAGGAGCATACCGTACAGGGGTTGCGCTCCTGGACCGATCACGAACTGGAGAAGACCGGTCGATTGACCCAGCCGATGCGCTACGATCCGGACAGCGACCGCTACGAAGCCGTCGACTGGGCGATAGCCTTCAACGAGATCGCCAGGGAGCTCAAGGCGCTTGAGCCGGAGAGCGCGGTATTCTATGCCTCGGGTCATGCGGGGCTCGAAGCCTCTTATCTCTATGCCCTGATGGCGCGACTGTACGGCAATAACAACCTGCCCCAGAGTTCCAACATGTGCCACGAGACCACCTCCGTGGCGCTGAAAAAAGTGATCGGCTCGCCGGTGGGCACCATCGTCTGGGAGGATCTGGAGCAGACCGACGCCTTTTTCTTCTTCGGCCAGAACCCGGGCACCAACAGCCCGCGGTTTCTTCATCCGCTGAAGGATGCCAAGAAGCGCGGCGCCAAGATCGTCACCTTCAATCCCATCATCGAGCAGGGGCTGGTGGCCTTTGTCGACCCCCAGAGCCCCGTCGACATGGCGACAGGGCATCAGACGAAGATTTCCGATCAGTACCATCAGCTAAGCGCCGGCGGCGATGTGGCCGCCATCATGGGCATCTGCAAGCACGTGATCGACGCTGACGAAGCTGCTCAGCGTAACGGCGACAGGCGCATTATCGATGTAGATTTCATCGAGGAGCATACCCAGGGGTTCGACAGCTTTCTCGACTCGGTGAAGGCGGCAAACTGGGATGACATCGAATCCGATAGCGGGCTCTCGAAGGCAGCGTTGAAAGATGCCGCTGACGCTTACATGAAGGCCAAGCGCGTCATCGGCGTGTATGGCATGGGGCTGACCCAGCACACCCATGGCTCCGTCAACGTGGGCATGCTGGTCAATCTGCTGCTGCTGAGGGGCAATATCGGCAAGCCCGGCGCCGGTGTCTGCCCGGTGCGTGGCCACTCCAACGTTCAGGGCCAGCGCACCGTGGGCATCGCGGAGAAAGCCGAGTTGGTGCCCATGGACAAGCTGCGCGAGCTCTATGACTTCGAGCCGCCGACCAAGGACGGCGTCACCATCGTCGATATGGTCGAGGGCATCCTCGCCGGCTCGGTCAAGGCCAGCATGTGCCTGGGCGGCAACCTGCTGCGGGCCGTGCCGGATCAAAAACGCATCGAAAAGGCCTGGTCGCGGCAGAACCTGACGGTGATGGTGTCCACAAAGCTCAACCGCAGCCATCTCTACCCTGGCAAGGCGGCTTTCATTCTGCCCTGCCTGGGCCGCGCCGAGGTGGATAACCAGGCAAGCGGGCCACAATCGATTTCCACGGAAGACAGCTTTGCCATGATCAGTGGCTCTACCGGGCACCGCTCCCCGGCCTCACGTTATCTAAAGAGCGAGCTTGCCATTGTCACCGGCATCGCCAAGGCCCTGCTGCCCCCCAACCCCAAGGTGAAGTGGGACAAGTGGACCGCGGATTACTCCCTGGTGCGGGATCTGATCGAGCAGACCTATCCGGACGACTTCGGTGATTTCAACAAGCGCATGTTCCAGCCCGGCGGCTTCTACCGGGGCATCGCCGCGCATAAACGCAACTGGAAGACGCCAGAGAAAAAGGCGTTGTTCACGACGCCAAAAATGATGACATCTCGAGGGTACGATCCAAAACCGGGCCGCTACAATCTGCTCACGATCCGCTCCAACGATCAGTTCAACACTACCATCTACGGGTATTCGGATCGTTTTCACGGCATCGAAGGCACCCGGGACGTACTGTTGATGAACCCGGAGGATATCGAACGCGCCGGATTCAAGAAAGGCCACGTCGTGCAACTTATCACGGACCTGGATGACGGCACGGACCGGCGCCTGGGGGGCCTTGTGATCACGCCCTTCCGCCTTCCCGCGGGAACAGTCGCGTCCTACTACCCGGAGTGTAACGTACTGGTGCCGGTGTCCCATCACGACGTGCTCTCGAAGACCCCAGGCTCGAAATCCATACCGGTTCGAATCGAGCGCGAGAGTGCTTGAAATGTTTCTCTCAAGCACTAGTTTGTTGAAAACCTAACGAGTCAACTACACTCCAACCGAATAGGCGCGATACTACCTTCAGGAAAAACTCGGGCCGCCCTGTCTTCGCCCGATCAGCAAAGGGAGCTTGCCGTGATCGCCACTGCCGAACGATCCTATCGAAGCGGGTTGCATCCGCTTCATGGGGTATTGCTTGCCGGAACCCTGCCGCTTTTCCTTGGCGCCGCGCTGAGCGACTATGCCTACGCCTCGACTTACTACATACAGTGGACCCACTTCGCGTCCTGGCTGATTGTCGGCGGTCTCGTGTTCAACGGCCTCGCGCTGCTATGCGCATTGACTGGCCTGTTTCGGGCCGATGGCCGTCGTCGGCTTTCCCTCGTTTACTTCTTTCTGCTGTTGGCCACCTGGATACTCGGCTTCATCAATGCGCTGGTTCATACCCGGGATGCCTGGGGCGTGATGCCCACGGGTTTCGTGCTTTCGATCATCGTTACCGTGCTGGCTTGCGTGGCGACCTGGCTCGGTTTCTCCCGTATCAGCGCTGGAGGTAAGGCATGAAATTTTCCAGTATTCGCTACGCCGCTCCCCTTTCGATACTGCTTATCGCTGGGACGACCAACGCAAACGAAGTGGAACGACCCTACGGCGCCAACCCGACGCTGCCCGAGCCGCAGCGCGGGCTGTTGCCCAGCATGACGATCCCCAAGCCGGCGCCATGGGGCGACCAGAAACCCACGGTGCCGGATGGCTATTCGATCACGGCCATCGCCACCGATCTCAAGGTACCGCGCCAGACACTGGTGCTGCCCAACGGCGATAT
This window encodes:
- a CDS encoding FdhF/YdeP family oxidoreductase, yielding MSKEDGVVESNEPAGGWGSVKGITRISLEASASPSAMDTLRRMNKPGGFMCNSCAWPKPKNYSAFEFCENGAKAVMWELTMDRCTPAFWKEHTVQGLRSWTDHELEKTGRLTQPMRYDPDSDRYEAVDWAIAFNEIARELKALEPESAVFYASGHAGLEASYLYALMARLYGNNNLPQSSNMCHETTSVALKKVIGSPVGTIVWEDLEQTDAFFFFGQNPGTNSPRFLHPLKDAKKRGAKIVTFNPIIEQGLVAFVDPQSPVDMATGHQTKISDQYHQLSAGGDVAAIMGICKHVIDADEAAQRNGDRRIIDVDFIEEHTQGFDSFLDSVKAANWDDIESDSGLSKAALKDAADAYMKAKRVIGVYGMGLTQHTHGSVNVGMLVNLLLLRGNIGKPGAGVCPVRGHSNVQGQRTVGIAEKAELVPMDKLRELYDFEPPTKDGVTIVDMVEGILAGSVKASMCLGGNLLRAVPDQKRIEKAWSRQNLTVMVSTKLNRSHLYPGKAAFILPCLGRAEVDNQASGPQSISTEDSFAMISGSTGHRSPASRYLKSELAIVTGIAKALLPPNPKVKWDKWTADYSLVRDLIEQTYPDDFGDFNKRMFQPGGFYRGIAAHKRNWKTPEKKALFTTPKMMTSRGYDPKPGRYNLLTIRSNDQFNTTIYGYSDRFHGIEGTRDVLLMNPEDIERAGFKKGHVVQLITDLDDGTDRRLGGLVITPFRLPAGTVASYYPECNVLVPVSHHDVLSKTPGSKSIPVRIERESA
- a CDS encoding DUF2231 domain-containing protein, whose protein sequence is MIATAERSYRSGLHPLHGVLLAGTLPLFLGAALSDYAYASTYYIQWTHFASWLIVGGLVFNGLALLCALTGLFRADGRRRLSLVYFFLLLATWILGFINALVHTRDAWGVMPTGFVLSIIVTVLACVATWLGFSRISAGGKA